The following coding sequences are from one Ammospiza nelsoni isolate bAmmNel1 chromosome 5, bAmmNel1.pri, whole genome shotgun sequence window:
- the TIGAR gene encoding fructose-2,6-bisphosphatase TIGAR: MVRFGLTVVRHGETRYNKDKILQGQGVDEPLSATGFRQADAAGLFLSNVKFTHVFSSDLLRAKQTAAAILGKNRFCKDLEIKYDARLRERKYGVAEGKPLADLKAMAKDAGEQCPSFTPSGGETLDEVRERARDFFEFLCQLAVELEQKEHGKPGAPGRSSGTSGEQFVFPWTNHCSEAELSSAGSGSSTVLDANILVVSHGAYMRNWIDYMVSDLNCTLPANLTKSQLSSVSPNTGVSHFIIKLENGNLLKPNITCVCLNQDSHLVDVGAECVASKVF; this comes from the exons TGGAGAAACAAGATACAACAAAGACAAGATACTGCAAG GTCAAGGAGTGGATGAGCCACTCTCTGCAACTGGTTTCAGGCAAGCAGATGCTGCTGGTTTATTTCTCAGTAATGTGAAGTTTACCCATGTCTTTTCAAGTGACCTCCTTCGAGCAAAGCAG ACTGCTGCTGCCATTCTAGGAAAAAACAGGTTTTGCAAAGATTTGGAAATCAAGTACGATGCAAGACTGCGAGAGAGA AAATACGGTGTTGCAGAAGGAAAGCCTTTGGCTGACCTCAAGGCTATGGCAAAGGATGCTGGAGAGCAATGTCCTTCATTCACACCTTCTGGAGGAGAAACACTGGATGAA GTGAGAGAGCGTGCGAGGGATTTTTTTGAATTCCTCTGCCAGCTGGCTGTTGAGTTGGAGCAGAAGGAGCATGGCAAGCCCGgtgccccaggcaggagctcaggaaCATCTGGAGAGCAGTTTGTTTTCCCTTGGACAAACCACTGCAGTGAGGCGGAGCTGAGCTCTGCGGGCAGCGGATCTTCCACGGTATTAGATGCCAATATTTTGGTGGTGAGTCATGGAGCCTACATGAGGAACTGGATTGACTACATGGTTTCAGATCTCAACTGTACCTTACCAGCAAATTTAACCAAGTCCCAGCTGTCTTCTGTCAGTCCCAATACTGGAGTCAGTCATTTCATTATAAAACTTGAAAATGGGAATTTGTTGAAGCCCAATATCACATGTGTCTGTCTTAACCAAGACTCTCACTTAGTGGATGTGGGAGCTGAATGTGTAGCTTCAAAAGTGTTTTAA